CCCGCAACACTACAGACCTAAGGATGAAGTTGAAGAGTTCTTAAGAGAAAGAGACCCGATAGTGAAGTTCCGTGAGTACCTAATTAGTGAGGGGTTCCTCAACAAAGAAAAAGATGAGGAGATAAAGTCTAGGGTAGAGAAAGAGGTAGCCGAGGCTGTAGACTTCGCTCGGAGTAGTTCCTATCCAAAACCAGAGACTGCTTTAGATTACGTGTATAGCGAAAACAAGCTAGAATATAAGGAGCCCTCCCAGGGAAATAGAATAATAACCTACGTAGAAGCAGTCAGAGAAGCGCTAGACTATGAGATGACACTTCACGACGACGTGATAGTTCTGGGTGAGGATGTAGTAGCTGCCGGAGTATGGGGAGTTACTAAGGGTCTAGCAGCTAAGCACGGTGCTGACGTGCGCGTCATAGACACCCCAATCTCTGAAGACGGCTTCACTCTAATCGCCGTAGGTGCTGCGATGGCCGGGCTTAGAGTAGTTGTAGAGCATCGTTTCGCTGACTTCCTCTACCTGGCCATGAACGCCATATTTAATCATGCAGCTAAGTTAAGGTACATGAGCGGGGGTCAATTCAAGATACCCATCTTAGTGCGCGCCGCGATAGGCGCTGGAATCTCGGCTGCCGCTCAACACTCATCAACGAACGCGTCAATGTTTGTTAATCATCCTGGCTTGAAGGTAGTAGCTCCAGCCACTCCCTACGACGCTAAAGGACTTTTCCTCGCTTCGATACGTGACGGCAATCCAGTCATATTCTTAGAACATAAGAAGCTTTACAGAATGAGCGGGCCGGTGCCGGAGGAGGAGTATGTGATACCTCTCGGTAAGGCAAGTATTAAGAAAGAAGGCAGTGACGTGACTATAGTTACTTATTCTTATATGCTACATGAAACTCTTGAAGCAGCTAAGGAACTTAGAGAGAGATACGGTATTGACGCAGAAGTAATCGACTTAAGGACTCTCTACCCGCTAGATCGTAAGACCTTGAGAGAGTCTGTTGAGAAGACTATGAAGTTAGTTGTAGTTGACGAGGGTTGGGGACCTTGCGGTATCTCTTCAGAAGTTATAGCTACTGTTGAGGAGGAGGCTTTCGGCTACCTAGACTCTAGGCCTGTAAGAATCAACGCAGGCCACGCACCAATACCCTTCAGTCCAACACTAGAGAAAGAGATCCTGCCTAATAAAGACAAGATAGTCAAGTCTATTCTAGCAATGTTCAAGAGGTGATTGTAGTGGTTATAGAAGTAAAGATGCCCAAGCTAGGCCTAACCATGGTTGAGGGGAGAATAATTGAGTGGTTGAAGAAAGTCGGAGATAGAGTCGAAGCTGATGAAATCATAGCAACCATAGAGACTGAAAAACTTGTCGGGGATGTCAAGGCACCGGCTTCAGGCTTCCTAGCTAAGATACTCTACGAGGAAGGTAGTAAGGTTAAGATCAATGAAACGATAGCCCTGATAGCTGAGAGCAAGGAAGAGTTAGAGAGGATCATTTCGGGAGTGCCTACACAACCAACTCCTACGATATCTGAAGGAAAGGCTGAGATGGCAGGAATTTCTGGAGTTGTTCAAGCCAAGCCTGTAGGTAAGGTTAGGGCGACTCCCGCCGCAAGAAAACTGGCTGAAGAATTAGGGGTTAGCTTAGATGATGTATGGAGGCATTTTCCAGACAGGGAAATAATATCTCAGGAAGAAGTTAAAGCTTACGTAGAGAAGATAAAGAGTGTAGCTCCCAAGGTGGTTGAAGCAGGCCTGACAGTGCTTGAGGAGAGGACTCTAAGTCCTATGAGGCTTAGGATAGCTGAAAATCTGATTAGGTCTGCTAGAGAGATGGTTTTGACTACTATAACTATGGAAGTCAACGCAGACAGGTTAGAAGAACTTAGAAATGCGTTACCTAAAGACAGGAGACCTTCGGTGACTGCCTTCATTGTGAAGGCGTTAGCTAGTGCTCTGAGAGACTACAGAGAATTTAACGCGAGCTTAGAAGGTAATAAGTTGAGGATATATAGAGACATAAACGTTGGTGTGGCAGTAGCTCTTGAAGGAGGGTTAATCGTTCCAGTCGTAAGGAACGCTGATACTAAGACGGTATTTCAGATATCCGCGGAGCTAGAAGAATTAGCTAAGAAGGCTCGTGAAGGCTCTCTAAGCTTAGAAGAAGTGGCGGGTGCGACGATAACGGTCTCTAATCTAGGCATGTATGATGTTGATGTTTTCACACCTATTATTTATCCAGGGCACGTAGCGATACTGGGTGTTGGCAGAATACACGACAAGGTAGTCGTAGAGCCCACCAAAGGGTTCACTACGAGAAAGTATCTCGTACTGAGCCTCACGTTTGACCACAGAGTAACTGACGGTGCACAAGCCGCTCTCTTCCTGAGGAAGGTCAGGGAATACATCGAGAATCCATACCTACTGGTAGTGACGGGCTGAAATACACCTAACTATAAGCATGTCTCACGTATTTTATGACTTCCTCAGCGATCTTCTCTGATTTCATGTATGTTGCGTCCATGTTTAGGTATTCCCAAGCACCGAACCTTCCGTTTATGAATACTCCCAGCTTCCTTAATTCCTCTTCTGCTTTCTTGAGTATTTCAGGCCTGTTTTTGTCGTATATTATGTAGGCGTCCCTCCAGCGCCATACTTTGCTGACCTCAAGTTCAGGATTCTTTACTAGACCTATCTCTAGCAAGTCTTCGTAAGACTTCCTAACTAACTGGTCTTCAGGCACTGACCTCAGCTCGTCTTCGTTCTTGAAAGAGACTTCAGCTATTATGGAGGCTCCCTCAGGCGGCGCGTTACTTCTAGAGAAATTACTTAATACTGCTATCCTGTGTGGTAGGTGTTTCTTGTCTGGTAGGTATACCCAGTGGTAAGGTCTTACCTCACCTTTGATTCCCAGCCCTACTACAGCTATCGGTACTGACCTCAATTTCTCGAGGTCATTACTTAATCCTCCTAGAATTTCTTTGAAGGTATCACGTGATCTCTTTAATGATGCTGTATACACGACGGAGACACACTCAAAACAGTAGTCTCTAGTCTCTACTAACAGTCTATCCCTGCTTGAGAAGCTAACTCTCTTTACTTCCTGATTAGTAAGTACCTCAACTCTCTTACTACTCAGTATCTCGCTAAGTAATCCTTGCACGAGTGCTTCAATACCTCCTGATGTGGGGTAGTAGAAAGTGAGCTGGTGTGTGTACCCCTCTACGTTAATCCCTACAGCACTCATTATTATCTCCTTAATCGGCGGTGTAGGTACTCTGCCCTCAACCCATTCGAGAGTTATCTCGCTTAAGTCTGTCTTCCATATCTTTTCGTTGTAGGGTATTAGATACTTGCTAGCTATACCTTCACCAAACACGTAGGGTAGCCACTCAAGAAAGTTTTGAGGTTCTCTCAACTCATTCTTTAGTCTCTTAACATACGCTTCTACGGCACCCCAAACACACTCGAATCTCTCTTCTGGCGGGAGGTCGTGCAAGCCGTTCTCGAAGGGGTACTTAACGTATGTGCCCTTATAATATACTTTAGTATTTCTGTAGTGCTTCACATGATTACCCTTAAGAAAAGAGAGCATTTCTTTGAGTTTATCGAGGTGTTTACTGAATATTATGTGTGAGCCGCCAATATCGAATAGGTAACCACCTAACATCTCACTCTTAAGTAGTCCGCCGACCTTGTTGCTAGATTCTAACACTGTTATCTTCAGGTCCTCTCTTCTCCTCAGTAAGTGGTATGCGGTGGAGAGCCCTGCTAGCCCTCCACCAACGACACACACTCTCTTATTACTCAACCTACGTCCCTATGCCTGAATACTTTCTTAAGCTCCTCACCAACTTCTACTAAGAATATCTCTATGTGTGGCCTCACAACACCTCTAACTAGATGACCTCCCTTAACTCCCAAGTCTCTTCGACTAAGTGTTACGTGAAGGTGGGTGAAGACCGTGCCGTTGCTTCTCAGTAAGTAATTGCCTACTAGTGAGACTACCTCGATCATCCCTTCCTCACCCGAGTCTATGAATTCCGTCACGTAGGTTGAGGTTACTGGGTTGAAGTACCCTATTTCGGCTTTCTTAAGGC
This genomic window from Zestosphaera sp. contains:
- a CDS encoding dehydrogenase E1 component subunit alpha/beta, with amino-acid sequence MSDLSQDKLLSFYETMLKIRIFEETVAKLFYSSEIPGFIHLYIGEEAIATGVIHALRRDDYIVSTHRGHGHIIAKGVDLKKLMAELYGKETGLNKGRGGSMHAVDVSIGVMGANGIVGSGIGLAAGVALAIKYRGKDNVVAAFFGDGASNTGVFHETLNMSSIWKLPVLFVCENNMYAATTPVKKSLSVDRVSKRASAYNIEGVTVDGTNVVEVYETAEKLVKKIRGGEGPALLEALTLRVRGHFEGDPQHYRPKDEVEEFLRERDPIVKFREYLISEGFLNKEKDEEIKSRVEKEVAEAVDFARSSSYPKPETALDYVYSENKLEYKEPSQGNRIITYVEAVREALDYEMTLHDDVIVLGEDVVAAGVWGVTKGLAAKHGADVRVIDTPISEDGFTLIAVGAAMAGLRVVVEHRFADFLYLAMNAIFNHAAKLRYMSGGQFKIPILVRAAIGAGISAAAQHSSTNASMFVNHPGLKVVAPATPYDAKGLFLASIRDGNPVIFLEHKKLYRMSGPVPEEEYVIPLGKASIKKEGSDVTIVTYSYMLHETLEAAKELRERYGIDAEVIDLRTLYPLDRKTLRESVEKTMKLVVVDEGWGPCGISSEVIATVEEEAFGYLDSRPVRINAGHAPIPFSPTLEKEILPNKDKIVKSILAMFKR
- a CDS encoding dihydrolipoamide acetyltransferase family protein, which encodes MVIEVKMPKLGLTMVEGRIIEWLKKVGDRVEADEIIATIETEKLVGDVKAPASGFLAKILYEEGSKVKINETIALIAESKEELERIISGVPTQPTPTISEGKAEMAGISGVVQAKPVGKVRATPAARKLAEELGVSLDDVWRHFPDREIISQEEVKAYVEKIKSVAPKVVEAGLTVLEERTLSPMRLRIAENLIRSAREMVLTTITMEVNADRLEELRNALPKDRRPSVTAFIVKALASALRDYREFNASLEGNKLRIYRDINVGVAVALEGGLIVPVVRNADTKTVFQISAELEELAKKAREGSLSLEEVAGATITVSNLGMYDVDVFTPIIYPGHVAILGVGRIHDKVVVEPTKGFTTRKYLVLSLTFDHRVTDGAQAALFLRKVREYIENPYLLVVTG
- a CDS encoding FAD-dependent oxidoreductase, whose protein sequence is MSNKRVCVVGGGLAGLSTAYHLLRRREDLKITVLESSNKVGGLLKSEMLGGYLFDIGGSHIIFSKHLDKLKEMLSFLKGNHVKHYRNTKVYYKGTYVKYPFENGLHDLPPEERFECVWGAVEAYVKRLKNELREPQNFLEWLPYVFGEGIASKYLIPYNEKIWKTDLSEITLEWVEGRVPTPPIKEIIMSAVGINVEGYTHQLTFYYPTSGGIEALVQGLLSEILSSKRVEVLTNQEVKRVSFSSRDRLLVETRDYCFECVSVVYTASLKRSRDTFKEILGGLSNDLEKLRSVPIAVVGLGIKGEVRPYHWVYLPDKKHLPHRIAVLSNFSRSNAPPEGASIIAEVSFKNEDELRSVPEDQLVRKSYEDLLEIGLVKNPELEVSKVWRWRDAYIIYDKNRPEILKKAEEELRKLGVFINGRFGAWEYLNMDATYMKSEKIAEEVIKYVRHAYS
- a CDS encoding DNA-binding protein translates to MIKAVKLEEGSILPDTIERIILEERLKGGFMIGIGGLKKAEIGYFNPVTSTYVTEFIDSGEEGMIEVVSLVGNYLLRSNGTVFTHLHVTLSRRDLGVKGGHLVRGVVRPHIEIFLVEVGEELKKVFRHRDVG